The Artemia franciscana chromosome 2, ASM3288406v1, whole genome shotgun sequence genome segment taacttatcaaaattattttcaaaactgtttATCTTTTTTCCAGATTAAAGATCAcggatcctttttttttcaaggtgatCGTATTAaatcaatatttgttttttatagcaAGATTTAGCAAATTACAGCAATCGAATCGACCTGTCTCATAGAATACCAAAATAGGGTGCAtttgaaggaaaattaaaaattcttgtgCCATTTTAAGAGTTAAAGCGATTGGATTGAAGTAGGAATCTAATTTTCCAAGAAACTGCATTTTTAGGTTCTACTACTTGTTATTGTCTATGTGACGTTATGTCATCATGGTCAAATTCAGTTTAAATTGTGCCCCAGTCCTTAGAGGACGAACCAGTGCTTAAAAGTATACGATTTGGGTTCCATGTAGACGGAaacaattttgaagaaactgataagtttttatttgatctaCATGGCAACTTTGATTTAAATCCTGcagatttgcaaaaaaaaaacgactaaagaatacaaatatgaaaataaactaataatgaaaaaacatcTCGGCAAGGAACTGATGAAAAAATACAGCCTTGACctataaattaaaattcaagGCGTTTCAGCAGGAATCAACCCCTGTTACGAAGCCAGTTCACTAGTATTTTCAGAAACGCATTTACTGCAGCAACAACGCATTActtaaagtacttttttttgtcacttgggAACTTTCCATTTGGAATTCGACCAACTACAACTCAACAATGACGCTAAACAGCGCTTCGAAGCTTTAAAGACAGCAGAAGAGGTCGTGAAATTTTTGATCgagcttttttctgttttcatctaaatataaatttttttctccaagatttttctttgtaaCCAATTTCTATTAGAACTTTTTCTGctctctagtttttttttaagaaaaaatattttcaaaaaaaaattgtcttcaggtttaaaaaaaaccttatacaaGTTATAGTTTATATAGAAATCAGATaaatgaatttcaaaaaatctcattttaaaatataatttgcttGATATGGGAGGGAGTTAATTATTAAGACGCTAGCTCAATATCATGGATGAAACAATGGAGATGACCAAAAGTTGCTCATacaaatgtttattttcattgtcctgGGAGTCCATTCAGCCAATTTTAAATGAGAAATTGATTTTCCAAATGATGGGCCATTGAATTCAAACAGCTTTCTACTACTTTGACCTATTTCtgacaaaatttccaaaatatccGAATTTCTACCCGAATATTGTTCGGACATTTATAAAATTGTCTGACTACGTTATCTGATATTCTGGAAAGCTCTAGAAAATGGCTATGGAAATAGGGCCATCTATACCCATACCCCCAATGCTCCtcatatattttgtttagttaGGTGACATCCCATTCCAGCCTACTGTAATATGCTTGAAACTAAACTTCGTTGTACTATTCTCTCACGCGAGCATTGTCTTCCTATAGCTGTTTCCATGCCTCTTTCCCGCCTCTTTCTTTCTGCTGGTATTTATTTAGCTCTGTAGTCATGCCATGTAGTGATGCCATGCTGCCATCTGTATGCCATCTGATGCCATCTGTAGTGATGCCATGCTGAAGTGCACTCTGTCATTCGTCTATTCCGTACAAATGAAACATTATTATAAACCacttattatttgaatttagtTGAATCAACAAAGCTGAATGAATATTCAGATTATGATGGATTTAACCTTAGACCTCTCctcattagaaaaaatatatgaacATTTTGAAAAGCAAATACACTAAATGAGTTGCTTTTAGCGAAGCAATGTTCTAGAAAAGCTAAGCTTTCATTTAAAGAGTCAGGTCTGAGGGGAACGGtagttttcatattatttattgCAAAGTAATATTTACaattaagaacaaaaagaaattatttaatttaaattaaatcaaagaattACATTACCGtttaaaaggaacataaatCATCCTATTTATGTGAGGATATCCCCTCCCTGACCCTCTACTTTTTTTGCTAAgctttgaaattttccctaaTGGCTAAAGAACAATCGCTCTGGAACAAggctaatttggaaaaaaataaaaaaggttcttTCACAATTTTTCAGCAATGGAACTTCGTTCtaatgctttttttcttttgacagTACAGTTTTCTGTTTAAATCATTTAAGAGGCAATCGGTTTCTAATTTGCTGAGCTCAGTAAACCGTTCAGCATAGCTCTATTAAACTTCATATCGAAGAGCCAGATGTTAAGGAAAACCTCCTTCCCGCCCCCTCAAATACAAAGTTAtaaattcctgttcgttttaagttttaacattaaATCCGAactctttgttttcatttgacgatatatttcttttattttctgttgttttttgttgttgtttttttttgggggggggggctacctATACTAATCTATGTTCTTTCTGTATGTGATTTGTAATATAACTTTAGTTGTGCTCGCTTTTGTTTGAGTATggctatatcttttttttttacaaatccatttttttggaaaatgtttttaaaattgattagacccaaaaaaaaaatgtttcttaaaaacaaatttccagATAAATTTTACGCtaacaaatacaagaaaatctCTTTTATAGAATCTTTCAAGAGATGGATATCTTAGAGTGTCTTTTGGTTTGGAGGTTCTAATTACTGTAATTGTACTTTTCGAAGATTAAATTTAACCTTATCATAATCACTACTACTTGTTACTGGTCACATGCAAAGCCGCGTGACGCCATTACAGCACAAAACAATGCTTTTTGTTGTTACAACTCCTGGTTACAGGGTTGCAGGATTAGAACTTCCAGAAGGAGAAGAGCTTACGACAGGGAGATTGAAGCTGGAGTCTCCAAATTTTCCAGGCACAAATTCATGAATTGTTTAGCTACATTAAGAAGATTTAGAACTCTGGGGTAATAATACATCAACTTCTATTTCAGGTTCTATGGCAGATATCATAAAAGTTGTACAAAATGGAGTACCTTAGAGGAAAATCTTGAAATTCAAGAAGAGTTAAACAGAGAATACAAGTTGAAAAGAGGACAAAAGTCAAAAAACAGAGACATCGCAGGAATATTTTTGACTCCTGTGCAAAGAGTAATTTTGGAAAGTGACCAACCCTATCTACATATTGTTGGCCTACCAGGGACAGGAAAAACTTATTGTTTGTTAATGAAAATGGTCGAtgtatattttgatattttgcagGGGTACAAGCAAAATAATGAAACAATTAATGAAATTATACTTGTTTTCCATCTAAATCAGGAAACGCTACGCTATATTAAGAACATCTTCTGGCAAACAGTTGAGAGCCTACTTtcagggaaaaaaattaagaagaaagaagaagTTCCTAATAAagacttaataaaatttattagccATAGAATTCATATCGAAGTTAATCACAGTTTTCGTGATTTCATCGATATTGACACAAACAAAACATTTCAGACTAAGGATTATGATTTAAGTACtaaatttaaagtattttgtGACGATGTTTCTTCAGATGTTTTGAACTTTGACAATGTGGACACGATGAATGAAATGTTGGTAGCGATCGATCGGTCAAGCTTTTGCTGGTGTACGTCATACTGTGTTAAATCAATCATGAAAAACTTTTATAGGCCTTTAGCTGTCGTAAAAgtacaaaacaacaaaatgtaTGATTATAGTCAATATGTCTATCTCAAGGACAGCCTAAGATATACCGCCCGAATACATGCTCTTATCGATGTGGTTCTAAATTTGAATGACGGCACTGAATTGTGCCATTTAGGACTCCCTACATTTAATAAAAGTGATTTTAGCTCTGGTACAAGAGTTCTAGGACAAAAAAAGCCTATGCTTATTCCGACTAGAAACAATGATGATATGGACAAAAAAGCATATGAATTATGgcaaaatttgattaaaaaggaacaacttaaagaaaatgaaatagctGTTATCGAGTGTGTACGATATGAATCAGAAGGGTGAGTTAGTGGATTTGTCTCTCTTAGATACTAGGCTCGTGAAGAAACAAATCTTAGCCAAGGGTCAGGGGATCTTCTTCAGCACCCGGTATGGTCTTCCCTATTCAatatcacttttattttttttatctctagCGAGAGGATGAGGACCTTCTCCTTTCTTCTAAGGTTTCATCTGCGGGATGGCCCAAATGGGGTCGAAAATACAATAATGTCTGTAAAATCTATCagttatcttattttaaaaatttcaaaagtggAAATGAATGTACCCTCTGCATTTGTAAATAGGACAGAAATGAAATTATTGAAGAATATGGAGGTAGATATAAAGTGAAAATACttttctgaatgaaaaagaaatcattgaagAAGGTTTATAGTGATATTAGTATTACAACTAGATGCTTCAAATTCGTTATAGTTTGGCCATGGAATTTTTTAGAAGGGGATCCACTCCAGGAATCCATTAATTGTTTTACTCTCTATTTCCAGTATTTAAATGAAACTCcgattctcttatttttcattgaaatgcctaataagcGCTGATAATAATAGTTAATATAAACTCCCAATTCTAATTTTGCAAGCTCCAAATTCTGTAATTTGTAATTCAAACGTCAAACCAGCGATGAGAACACTATTCCTTACGTTTCGGATTCATATACTAATCCATAAATGTACAACTGCTACTATATATTAAGCCATGCTGACGTCTTGCTATTTtagcttttctaaatatttcttttaaccagcttcaaaaaaagaattaacataaatatgctaagaattatgactgaaattagaCGCATTTCACAGAAGGCCAGTGCTACTCGCGGGACATTTGTCTCTGCATCAGCATGCTGTACGAAATGTCTGCCGAGAATggaataaagtgaatttaaacaaaatatgtatattttcctCACAATTTAGAAATGTTGCGTGCACATATAAGCGATACCAACCCACTCTCTTTTTATATTGTTATCAGGAGTATCCTACTGTACCAGGAGTCCGAGCTTTGCTTGTGAAGAGAATTATAGACATAAAAACGATAGTCAGTGTAACCCCCCTTTGTAAATGTATATTTCCGAAGGGTATATTTCCAGGATATATTATACCCtgatttacaaaagaaaatattttgtggaatttttatcgaattcatttttttaaacaaagatacaaaggtgaaggtaattttcaaatactaggagtcaattttccattccaatttttatccctggcaatttttaattaaactaatCTTTCTGCCGCAATGATGCCAACATATGTTCAGATTTTGtggatattctttgtcaaacaatACCCAACggataagttaataattctaactttatttttgaatactttcaaatttgaaatacagTCGCTATTTAAATGTGGGGAATGTGTCATAATATTATGTTACACAATCTGTGGTAATGCTGTGACTTATCCTGTATCTTTATTtagacagcgctattgcgctaccTATCATTTTGTTTCGGCTTTGTGTGGCCCGCTGAtatcaatgctatttattaatataaatcggTGAGcccacaaataaataaatttaacagAGAATCATAAATATTATTCAATAAATCAcgtatattaaaagtttagtaCCATAAATTAATTCTTACTGAGTCAAAATCCATGCAAAATTATGAGTAAATGAACAGTACGATACTTGGGGCTATTGTAATAAAGCTTGGTTAAATTATGAGATTAAACATAATGTGCTTGACGTAGGGGCTGGGGGAAATGGAGGAGGGATGTGTACTGCAGCATTGGTGGTGAATCTGGCTGATAAAAGCCGAGTTTATACGACATTCACCTTCGACCATCTGAAAGCTTGTTTATGCTATACTACTGACATCTGCAGCAGCTcaaacctgacaattttagtaaagGCAGAGCACCAGCACTTATATTTACGATTGTTTACTgagtgtttattgtttataatgtattgcGTAATGTTTTTAAGTTCACCAAGTAGcgtgtttgttaaatagttacttttcttcactacCGCTTGAATAGTACCTACTTCAATAGTACCCCATCTTGCCCCCCTTCAATAAAGATGCTATAGCCACACCCGtgttataattttcatttagatcactttcttttttgggatgttttccccctgttttagaaaatcagacaaattttctcaggcttgtaaacTTCGATTCGTAACTTTAACCCCAATAAATaacatatatttggaatcagtatattttttttttaatatttattgtgAAGCAAAAGCCTCTTTAGGccatgggaaaaaataaaatttgcacaCAAAATCATAGCACAGGTTAATATCACATAACAATAACGAAAGAAAGcacataacaataataataaaacaacataacagttacaaaaacaaaaaaactaacataATAAGGAACATAATACCTTCAAATTAACTCACTTAGGTACACATAATAGATAGGTAGACAGatttgtatatctatatatataaaaataagttgtctgtctgtgtgtctgtctgtcaggtgacgtcatgtttctgtgtcgactgacgtcatgaagttagttgtcgttatttttgctatgacggtgacgtcattaaagatatttaagacatatatgttcacgtagaaatctattaatgtttaagtttaaaatgactgatgaacttacaatggcaaaagccgatgaagatgctcaaagagtctatgccaaaaaacttgctgctgatagagaaagtcagaaaagaaagcgtgccgaggaatcaaaagaacagcaaggaaacaggcttgaggctaaagaacgcaaaaccgcgcagttagatgaagatccacctggacagcgagagtcaaaacatataaaaactgaaaatgatagcgatgatgattgggtttgggattttgacttggataaggtcatcaatgcctaccagattttagttaaaaaaaacaaaggttcggcgatatgtatttcatagtgaagctgaaaaataaagaagaaaaagaaaactgaaaaaagaaaaaatgtaaaaaactaaaaaatactaaaaagaaaaaacactcaaagagaaattacagaccgggacacaaatgacgaccgggacagagggaatataaataacgaccgggacactcaaagagaaattacagactgggataccgggacataaatgacgaccgggacacagggaatataaatgacgaccaggacacaggtatttaagaatatcgttcatagacaaatttttaattgtaagaagaccgttgaaagagaaatttctaattgtaaaatgactgaagaacctacaatggcaacacccgaggaagctgctcaaaacgaatgtattcaagccgaggtagctgagttggtaaagcgttatgtttcaggttctaggtccgagaggctccaggtttgaaccttggctttagcattaatacaaaagaagaaaaaaactaaaaaaggtaaaaactacaaaaaactgatatggcgcgtaacgacttatgcgcgcgggggggcttggggggttgcgaagcgccccaccaactaggtgttggggtggcgcgaagcgccaccccaacagctagtatctatatatataaaaataagttgtctgtgtgtgtgtgggtctgtctgtcgggtgacgtcatgtttgtgtgttgactgacgtcatgaagttagttgtcgtcatttttgttatgacggtgacgtcattaaagatatttaagacatgcgttcacgtagaaatctattaatgtttaactgtaaaatgactgatgaacttacaatggcaacagccgaggaagatgctcaaagagtctatgccaaaaaacgtgctgctgatagagaaagtaagaaaagaaagcgtgccgaggaatcaaaagaacagcaaggaaacaggcttgaggctgatagagaaagaaagaacagaaagcgtgccgaggaactaccagagcaacgcgaaaccagacttgctgctaaaagagaaagtgaaaaaagaaggcgtgccgaggaactaccagagcaacatgaaaccagacttgctgctaaaagagaaagtgaaaaaagaaggcatgccgaggaactaccagagcaacatgaaaccagacttgctgctaaaagagaaagtgaaaaaagaaggcgtgccgaggaatcacaagaacaggaagaaatcaggcttgctgctgatagagaaagtaagaaaagaaagcgtgccgaggaatcagagcaacctgaaagttatcgcctggcattcaggtacagcccagtcgatgattatagcttgagtagatgtgttcaaatcgggactatgtctaaaatttctccctattgcaaggccttgaaattcaatggtgaaacaatgggaatgtgttgcgcctcaggaacagttaaacttcctcaattggctgcaccaccagagccattgaagattttccttactggaactacgtcagaatctaagcgtttttcgtcacaaatcagaaaatataactcatgtttccaaatgacgtcgtttggagcccaaatcgaaaatccagatcaatttatgtctactttcaaagtaaaagggcaaatttatcatagagcagggttccttctaccattctcaggcgagaatcataaatttttacaattgtacttcatcagtgatagaaattctgaattgaatgcacgttgcgaaatttctcccaacgttgaaaggacaatcgtttcccaattgcaacatcttttccacgaaaataataatttagtgcgtctgttcaaaacagccatcgatttgatgcctactgatacgcataaaattgttatttccgctgacaaaacgccatctggccaacatgtgcgtagatacaatgctccaactatcgacgaagtggcaatcgttatggtcggtgatcagtttttacctcgagatattattcttcataagcgaaacgctcagttgttaagaattgctgaaagtcatcgatgctacgatgccctacaatatcctatcattttttgggatggagccgacggctatcactttaatattaaattgatgaatccagtcactaacaaagaaatgaaaaagaaatgcagtgcaatgcattattattcctatagactaatgattcggcaggatgaagaaaattttattttaaaatgccgtcaattgtttcaccaattcgtcgttgatatgtatgctaaaattgaatcagaacgtttgctatatatccggcTGAATcggaccaagctccgctctgaacaatacattcatttgcgagatgaagttataaatgacggtaataccacaaacgttggaagattaacaattttaccttcgtcatatgctggcagtccccgtcatatgcatgaatatgctcaagatgctattgcgtatgttcgtctctatggtcgtccagatttatttattacatttacatgtaatcaatcttgggacgagatactgcagcttttacttcaaggacaatcggcagttcatagacatgacattacgccccgtgtcttccggcaaaagttgaaatcactgataaactacatagtaaattttgaagtgtttgggtcagtgcgatgctggatgtactcagtggaatggcaaaaacgaggtttgccacacgcatatatactaatctggcaacataaaaaaattacttcgaacgaaattgatgatctgatttccgctgaaatacctgatgaaaatgtcgataaggggttacatgatattattgtaaaaaatatgatacatggaccttacggtgcactgaacgaaaattcaccatgcatggccaaaggaaggtgcacaaagcaatatcctcgacttttagtatcaaacacaattactggcaatgatggttacccacaatatagaagaagatctactgaagatggcggtaaaacagcaataataaagaagcgtaacggtaccaccatcgaagtagataaccagtgggttgttccatattccccattattatcaaaaacatttaatgcacacataaacgttaaatactgtaactccgtaaaggcaatcaaatacatatgtaaacacgtcaacaaaggcagtgacatggcagtttttggcttgcagcccgaaatcaaagatatcgacgaaatcgtacaatatcaggctggaagatacataagcagtaatgaagctgtttggcgaattctttcatttccgatacatgaacgtagtccagctgttgttcacttagcggtacatttacagaatggtcaacgtgtttatttctcggaaaccaacgtgaaACAAAGAGCCCTgtatccaccggatacaaagttaactggtttcttttcgctttgcaaaaatgattcttttgcaaaaaaaactgctgtatactgaagttccttcgtattacacgtggaatactaaaaataaagaatttgaacgtcgaaaacagggtaagtcagtcgacggccaacctaccatcttcaaagataccacgataggaagactctacaccgttcaccccaatcaacatgaatgcttccttctacgcctgctttggtgaatgtacccggtccgacatcctttgagtatttgagaactgtaaacggtactatacatgacacttaccgtagtgcatgccaagctctgaatttattggagaatgactaacactgggataactgcatcaatgacgcgtgcgaaacgtcaactccaagtcaaattcgtgcattgtttggcatcattttaacaacttgctctccatcagctcctacagagttttgggaaaaatataagtcaaaaatgtctgaagatgtactccatcgaaaacagttagagacgtcagatgtgacttttgattttacatcagaaatttataaccacactttagttattgtagaagatttgtgcgtacgtatggcaaacaaacctcttcaggatttgggaatgccttcacctaaccgtattgCTGCaatttcgacatgtgtagaatcggatcgtgaacaaagttacagtacgagtgatatattgtcgtatgtacaaaataacatttccaagttaacgtcggaacaaaaagaaatttatgatacgataatgcattgtgtcgataacaacgttggagaaattttctttttggatgcgccaggaggtactggtaaaacgtttgtggtaaaactgattctggcatcaattcgatcaaaaaatgatatagcgttggcaattgcgtcgtccggaatagccgcaacattgctgcctggtggaagaactgctcattccgctttgaaattgcctctgaatttgcattctacagaaactcccacgtgcaatatttccaaatcatctgggatgggtaaagtattgcagcaatgcaaacttattatttgggatgagtgcacaatggcacacaaaaaatcgctcgaggctctggatcaatgcttgaaagatttgcgagggaagtcgaaaccctttggcagcacattaatattgcttgcgggagatttcaggcaaacattacctataatacctagatcaactcgtgcagacgaaatgaatgcttgcctgaaaaattctaatttatgggcacacttaaagacattaaaattaactacaaatatgcgtgtccgactgcaaaacgatgactctggtcaaacattttcagatcaattgctggcaattggaaacagaaagctcccagtagactcaatttcaggacatatacaactacctgctgatttctgtaatttagtgacgtccaaaaatgaattgattgaaaaagtatttccgaatattctaaacaattataaaaataataaatggctaagtgaaagagcgattcttgcacccaaaaatatagacgtccacgaaatcaacaatattgttttgaccaagattcgagaccaggcagtcctttacaagtcagtcgacacagttttggaaccaaatgaagcggttaattatccatctgaatttttaaattccgtggatctttcagggtttccaccacacgtgctacaactaaaaataggcgtaccaataatacttttaagaaatatcaacccaccaaagctttgcaatggcacgcgacttgccgtaaaaaaaaacaatggaaaacctaatagaggccacaatcttgacaaggccttttgagggtgaggctgttcttattcctcgcattcccatgattctaacggatctgtcttttcaatttaaaagattgcaattcccaattcgattagcatttgcaatcaccattaacaaagctcaaggtcaatcattagaaaaatgtggtatagatcttaatactgattgtttttcccatggacaattgtacgttgcatgttcgagggtcggtaaacctgacaatctatttatatgcagcgacaattggacagcgaagaatgttgtatattcgcaagttttacgcagttaatttgtattgtatctatctatctatctatctatataaaaacgagttgtgtgtatgcatgtttgtttgtttgtaaaaagagcgtttgcatatgacgtcattattagtacataaggctttgtatatgcacagacaatgggaaagccaagaatgttgtatattcgcaagttttacgtagtttgaaacacatatataaatctatctatattcacaggtgggacacagggacacaactacaatggcgcgtaactaatatggcgcgtaacgacttacgcgcgcgggggggcttggggggcgcgaagcgccccaccaactaggttttggtatatatatatatatatatatatatatatatatatatatatatatatatatatatatatatatatatatatatatatatatatatatatatatatatatatatatatatatatatatatatatatatatatatatatatatatatatatatatatatatatatatatatatatgaaaagagaCCCACTCTGCACAGTATGCTTGCTTCAACGTCTAAAAGAAACGATGATGGTTTGCGAGCATCTTACAATATCTCATTACTTATAGCGATATCTTGAAAACCGAATTCAAAAGAATTCCTTTGAGGAAGAACACTGTACAAAGACATATTGATGAAATAAGCCCTGATATTGAAAGTTTCTTATGTAATTATCTGCAAACAACTCATTTTCCTATGCAACTGGACGATTCAACCTTACCCGGTATTGAAGCATTATTGTTGGCATATGTTCGATTTGTTATGGATCGAGAAATTCATGAAGAGTTACTGCTCGCGAAACCTTTAAAGACGGACAAGAAAGGTGAATAAGTATTTATTGTCCTGAATgatttttgaagcaaaaatcGATTCCATTCACAAATGTTATTTCGGTGGTAACACATGGAGCTCCTGCCATGATCGGGTGATATCGTGGGTTAACAAGCCctcttttaaaaaat includes the following:
- the LOC136043340 gene encoding uncharacterized protein LOC136043340 isoform X3, with amino-acid sequence MFLTSQMWTRRMKCWWQLGHLGLPTFNKSDFSSGTRVLGQKKPMLIMTRNNDDMDKKAYELLKNLIKEEQIKENDVAVIECVRYESERFYGRYHKSCTKWSTLEENLEIQEELNREYKLKRGQKSKNRDIAGIFLTPVQRVILESDQPYLHIVGLPGTGKTYCLLMKMVDVYFDILQGYKQNNETINEIILVFHLNQETLRYIKNIFWQTVESLLSGKKIKKKEEVPNKDLIKFISHRIHIEVNHSFRDFIDIDTNKTFQTKDYDLSTKFKVFCDDVSSDVLNFDNVDTMNEMLVAIDRSSFCWCTSYCVKSIMKNFYRPLAVVKVQNNKMYDYSQYVYLKDSLRYTARIHALIDVVLNLNDGTELCHLGLPTFNKSDFSSGTRVLGQKKPMLIPTRNNDDMDKKAYELWQNLIKKEQLKENEIAVIECVRYESEGFARKWRKSANVKNCEKFPINFVYESETQKFSSTETAFNCYFPLRGLEVNYVIVCMTDVNGMIEHNFPRAYYFDPENPQRLSMDFFYSDEYRKFDLLEALSRAISSVTVFYIDDDPLLCKIESDLKNTVPSISQSDIYKKKVNLVEVLRNYEPLSMDSINQLNIVKAASEFHYFHFNYHSIRCPENSSRFLSGCCNFQCIDDLMKEVQYNVNPENPEFP